Proteins encoded together in one Halomicrobium urmianum window:
- a CDS encoding beta-N-acetylhexosaminidase, with amino-acid sequence MVDSSAIERRNVLRAIGGVGALTIGTGTVSAGGSSGNDSTRVADLVPAPVEARSTGSGYTITDETAIHAGDQAATGVAEYLAEFLRTPTGYDLPIVTEPPRGPGGRISLLLDGATDEVGNQGYRLQVNPSGVKIRANAPAGLFAGVQTLRQLLPAQVEADAEQSADWTVPGVQIRDYPRFEYRGAHLDVSRHFFDVKTVKQYIDYLAQYKVNHLHLHLTDDQGWRIEIDSWPNLTDEGADSEVGGGPGGYYTKEEYTELVEYAQDRFITVVPEIDMPGHTGAALESYAELNCDGEKREEDTGTNVGDTSLCIDKEITYEFVDDVVREVAELTPGPYIHIGGDEAHSISDEEYNYFMDRAVSIVQKHGKRPMGWHQILGPDPPTETVAQYWYPGREAPEVVEAAQEGHEIITSPASRAYLDMKYDEDTELGLDWAGLTPVKEAYDWDPGSFIEDVDESSIMGPETALWAETLETLEDIEFMLFPRFPAVAELGWSPDSRTDDWDEFKGRLAAQSVRWDVQDVNFYESPQVPWP; translated from the coding sequence ATGGTAGACAGTAGCGCGATCGAGAGACGCAACGTCCTGCGAGCTATCGGTGGCGTCGGTGCCCTCACGATCGGCACGGGTACCGTGTCCGCGGGGGGATCGAGCGGAAACGATTCCACGCGCGTTGCCGATCTCGTGCCCGCACCGGTCGAAGCCAGGTCGACTGGGTCCGGTTACACGATAACGGACGAAACGGCGATTCACGCCGGCGACCAAGCGGCGACCGGCGTCGCGGAGTACCTAGCCGAGTTCCTGCGCACGCCGACGGGATACGACCTCCCGATCGTTACGGAGCCGCCTCGAGGGCCAGGCGGTCGCATCTCGCTGCTGCTCGACGGCGCGACCGACGAGGTCGGGAACCAGGGCTATCGCCTGCAAGTCAACCCGAGCGGTGTGAAGATACGAGCCAACGCGCCGGCAGGGCTGTTCGCCGGCGTCCAGACGCTCCGTCAGCTCCTGCCGGCGCAGGTCGAGGCCGACGCGGAGCAGTCCGCCGACTGGACCGTCCCCGGCGTGCAGATCCGGGACTACCCTCGGTTCGAGTACCGGGGTGCCCACCTCGACGTCTCGCGCCACTTCTTCGACGTCAAAACGGTGAAGCAGTACATCGACTACCTCGCCCAGTACAAGGTCAACCACCTCCACCTGCACCTCACCGACGACCAGGGCTGGCGCATCGAGATCGACAGCTGGCCGAACCTCACCGACGAGGGCGCTGACTCGGAGGTGGGCGGCGGTCCCGGTGGGTACTACACGAAAGAGGAGTACACCGAACTCGTCGAGTACGCTCAGGACCGCTTCATCACGGTCGTCCCGGAGATCGACATGCCCGGCCACACCGGAGCGGCGCTCGAGTCCTACGCCGAACTCAACTGTGACGGTGAGAAGCGAGAGGAGGACACCGGCACGAACGTCGGCGACACCTCCCTGTGTATCGACAAGGAAATCACCTACGAGTTCGTCGACGACGTCGTCCGCGAGGTCGCGGAGCTGACCCCCGGTCCGTACATCCACATCGGCGGCGACGAGGCACACTCCATCAGCGACGAGGAGTACAACTACTTCATGGATCGCGCCGTGTCGATCGTCCAGAAACACGGCAAGCGTCCCATGGGCTGGCACCAGATCCTCGGTCCCGACCCGCCGACGGAGACGGTCGCGCAGTACTGGTACCCCGGACGGGAAGCGCCCGAAGTGGTCGAAGCCGCTCAGGAGGGCCACGAGATCATCACCTCGCCGGCCAGCCGCGCCTACCTCGACATGAAGTACGACGAAGACACCGAGCTCGGACTAGACTGGGCCGGGCTGACTCCAGTCAAGGAGGCCTACGACTGGGATCCGGGTAGTTTCATCGAGGATGTCGACGAATCGTCCATCATGGGCCCCGAAACGGCACTGTGGGCGGAGACGCTGGAGACGCTCGAGGACATCGAGTTCATGCTGTTCCCGCGATTTCCGGCCGTCGCCGAGCTGGGCTGGTCGCCCGATTCGAGGACCGACGACTGGGACGAGTTCAAAGGCCGGCTCGCCGCACAGAGCGTCCGCTGGGACGTGCAGGACGTCAACTTCTACGAGTCCCCGCAGGTCCCCTGGCCATAA
- a CDS encoding DUF4091 domain-containing protein, translating to MPRDGLNAWIPTDSFDTSSFARVERFPQEFGDVTRRDLSLFSARNEQVSGQIAVLSDEPISELSCSVTDLRSESGGRIAAENVEVRYVGYVPVENAHSEFTWSATFEEVTGDVLGTRNPDLVGDPLLEVDGVSVPEYEAQPIWFTVRVPDDATAGTYGGSITVEAGDQETIEYDVELDVYDVAVPDPADYEFYLDIWMNANAVAAGHSVNPQANDVKPWSKRHWELIETYMRDMAERGQKSITTTIIHEPWQREWLGGEWRPQTEIGYDSMVEWQYDGESWSFDFSIFDRFVETGLAQGMGPDIAAYSMLAFRGEQRITYVDEREGERVVWRGQAGEPFWRESWTAFLESFQRHLEEKGWLEQTYIAFDERPAELMAEVVDLLEEVAPVFVDRLHIAGSMEVEDVAHNLSPHYGELPIDQDVVDRRRENGKTTTFYTAGGQSHPNTFAFSPPAESRMLPWISALNNLDGYLRWAYNSWPRDVYENPVFRYVQGDEYFVYPGEDGPVSSLAWEQLTEGIEDYELVHRLREQSDGDSPELREALQLATRDRDAREKDLRDIVRAKQIVLEALA from the coding sequence ATGCCCCGGGATGGACTCAACGCCTGGATACCGACAGACTCCTTCGACACCTCCTCGTTCGCACGGGTCGAGCGATTCCCACAGGAGTTCGGCGACGTCACTCGACGCGACCTCTCGCTGTTCTCAGCCCGGAACGAACAGGTATCGGGACAGATAGCCGTTCTAAGTGACGAACCCATCTCCGAGCTATCCTGTTCGGTCACCGACCTCAGATCCGAGAGCGGCGGTCGGATCGCAGCGGAGAACGTCGAGGTTCGATACGTCGGATACGTGCCCGTCGAGAACGCACACAGCGAGTTTACCTGGTCGGCGACCTTCGAGGAGGTGACCGGCGACGTGCTGGGTACGCGCAATCCCGATCTCGTTGGCGATCCGTTACTGGAAGTCGACGGCGTCTCAGTCCCCGAATACGAGGCTCAGCCGATCTGGTTCACTGTCCGCGTCCCGGACGACGCCACGGCAGGCACGTACGGGGGCTCGATCACGGTCGAGGCAGGCGATCAGGAGACGATAGAATACGACGTCGAACTCGACGTCTACGACGTCGCGGTTCCCGATCCGGCGGACTACGAGTTCTATCTGGACATCTGGATGAACGCGAACGCGGTCGCGGCCGGACACTCGGTGAATCCGCAGGCCAACGACGTCAAGCCCTGGTCCAAGCGACACTGGGAGTTGATCGAGACGTACATGCGCGATATGGCCGAGCGAGGCCAGAAATCGATCACGACGACGATCATCCACGAACCCTGGCAGCGGGAATGGCTGGGCGGCGAGTGGCGTCCGCAGACGGAGATCGGCTACGATAGCATGGTCGAGTGGCAGTACGACGGCGAATCGTGGTCGTTCGACTTCTCGATATTCGATCGATTCGTCGAGACCGGCCTCGCACAGGGGATGGGACCGGACATCGCTGCGTACTCGATGCTGGCGTTCCGCGGGGAGCAGCGGATTACCTACGTCGACGAACGCGAGGGCGAACGGGTCGTCTGGCGCGGGCAGGCCGGGGAACCGTTCTGGCGGGAGTCCTGGACCGCCTTCCTCGAGTCCTTCCAGCGACACCTCGAAGAGAAGGGGTGGCTCGAACAGACGTACATCGCCTTCGACGAGCGGCCAGCGGAGTTGATGGCGGAGGTCGTCGACCTCCTCGAAGAGGTCGCACCGGTGTTCGTCGATCGGCTTCACATCGCCGGGTCGATGGAAGTCGAAGACGTCGCGCACAACCTGTCACCTCACTACGGCGAACTGCCGATCGATCAGGACGTCGTCGACAGACGGCGAGAGAACGGAAAGACGACCACCTTCTACACCGCCGGCGGACAGTCCCACCCCAACACCTTCGCGTTCTCACCGCCCGCAGAGTCCAGAATGCTTCCCTGGATCTCCGCCCTGAACAACCTGGACGGATACCTCCGGTGGGCGTACAACAGCTGGCCCCGCGACGTGTACGAGAATCCCGTCTTCCGGTACGTCCAGGGCGACGAGTACTTCGTGTACCCCGGTGAGGACGGTCCGGTCTCCAGCCTCGCCTGGGAGCAACTGACCGAGGGGATCGAGGACTACGAACTCGTTCACCGGCTTCGGGAGCAGTCGGACGGAGACTCCCCGGAGCTCCGGGAGGCACTCCAGCTCGCTACGCGAGACCGCGACGCTCGCGAGAAGGACCTTCGAGATATCGTCCGAGCCAAGCAGATCGTACTCGAGGCGCTCGCGTAG
- the gfo6 gene encoding D-xylose 1-dehydrogenase Gfo6, giving the protein MRLDIPTRLERDWDRPVEHAPLRFAVVGLGGFARNTALPAIERSDYCTTTAVVSGSAEKAARVSDAFDADWALTYDEFADGTGRDDYDAVYVVTPNALHRRHVATAAEFGKAVLCEKPLESTAGRAEGLVETCEDAGVPLMAAYRMQTARSIRWIRRQIDDGVIGSPVQVHGEFSFRLLAHGDPDQWRIDRELAGGGALMDIGVYPMNTARFVLGADPVAVRATAHSVEPPFEGVDEHVAVQLEFPDAVTASCTASFNAAGASRFAVTGTEGRIVVEPVFGVHDDRQITVTAGGSTVTFEANEPHEVREEFDYFATAVRTDMAIEPDGRHGLTDVRVADAVYESSETGRRVEL; this is encoded by the coding sequence ATGCGCCTCGATATCCCGACGCGGTTGGAACGCGACTGGGACCGGCCCGTCGAACACGCGCCGCTGCGGTTCGCAGTCGTCGGGCTCGGCGGGTTTGCCCGGAACACGGCGCTGCCTGCGATCGAGCGATCGGACTACTGCACGACGACGGCGGTGGTGAGCGGTTCGGCCGAGAAAGCGGCGCGGGTCTCCGACGCGTTCGACGCCGACTGGGCGCTCACGTACGACGAGTTCGCCGACGGCACCGGACGCGACGACTACGACGCCGTCTACGTCGTCACGCCGAACGCGCTCCACCGTCGACACGTGGCGACGGCGGCGGAGTTCGGGAAAGCCGTCCTCTGCGAGAAGCCGCTGGAATCGACCGCAGGACGGGCCGAGGGGCTCGTGGAGACCTGCGAAGACGCGGGCGTCCCGCTGATGGCCGCGTATCGGATGCAGACTGCGCGTTCCATCAGGTGGATTCGCCGGCAGATCGACGACGGCGTCATCGGGTCACCGGTCCAGGTACACGGCGAGTTTTCGTTCCGGTTACTCGCCCACGGCGACCCGGATCAGTGGCGGATCGACCGGGAGCTGGCCGGCGGCGGCGCTCTCATGGACATCGGCGTGTATCCGATGAACACCGCTCGTTTCGTCCTCGGAGCGGACCCGGTCGCAGTGCGCGCGACGGCCCACTCCGTCGAGCCGCCGTTCGAGGGCGTCGACGAGCACGTTGCCGTCCAGCTCGAGTTCCCCGACGCGGTCACCGCCTCGTGTACCGCGAGCTTCAACGCTGCGGGCGCGAGTCGGTTCGCCGTCACCGGGACGGAGGGTCGCATCGTCGTCGAACCGGTGTTCGGCGTCCACGACGACCGTCAGATCACCGTGACGGCCGGGGGCAGCACGGTCACGTTCGAAGCGAACGAGCCCCACGAGGTCCGCGAGGAGTTCGATTACTTCGCAACGGCCGTGCGAACGGACATGGCCATCGAACCGGACGGGAGACACGGGCTCACGGACGTCCGGGTCGCGGACGCCGTGTACGAATCGAGCGAAACCGGCCGACGGGTCGAACTGTAA
- a CDS encoding aldo/keto reductase gives MNGFENAAIGFGTGGLDEQDGAEAVRRALDVGYRHVDTAQNYGTEADVGAGLERSDVPREDVFLATKVDRSSLAYDDVVESTERSLERLGVDSIDLLYVHWPLDTYDPEETLAAFDGLYDDGTIGNVGLSNFEPDQLDEARAVLDAPIFAHQFECHPLLPREELRTYADQHDQLAVAYCPLGRGVLLDQDVPELESVAEKHGATAAQVTLAWHVAKGIVPIPKASGDHIDDNWAATDLRLDEEDVRTIDGIERRERIVDVPEAPWNR, from the coding sequence GTGAACGGCTTCGAGAACGCGGCGATCGGTTTCGGAACGGGGGGTCTCGACGAACAGGACGGCGCCGAAGCGGTCCGCAGGGCGCTCGACGTCGGCTACCGGCACGTCGACACTGCCCAGAACTACGGCACCGAAGCCGACGTCGGTGCGGGGCTCGAACGATCGGACGTCCCCAGAGAGGACGTCTTCCTGGCGACGAAGGTCGACAGGTCCAGCCTGGCGTACGACGACGTCGTCGAGAGCACCGAGCGGAGCCTCGAACGGCTCGGTGTCGATTCCATCGACCTGCTGTACGTCCACTGGCCGCTCGACACGTACGACCCGGAGGAGACGCTCGCGGCGTTCGACGGACTGTACGACGACGGCACGATCGGGAACGTCGGCCTGAGCAACTTCGAGCCCGACCAGCTCGACGAAGCGCGGGCGGTCCTCGACGCGCCGATATTCGCCCATCAGTTCGAGTGCCACCCGCTGTTGCCCCGGGAGGAACTGCGCACGTATGCGGACCAGCACGACCAACTCGCCGTCGCGTACTGCCCGCTCGGTCGCGGCGTCCTACTCGATCAGGACGTCCCCGAACTCGAGTCCGTGGCAGAGAAACACGGTGCCACGGCGGCACAGGTGACGCTGGCCTGGCACGTCGCGAAGGGGATCGTCCCCATCCCGAAGGCGTCGGGCGACCACATCGACGACAACTGGGCGGCGACCGACCTCCGACTCGACGAGGAGGACGTCCGGACGATCGACGGAATCGAGCGCCGCGAGCGGATCGTCGACGTTCCCGAAGCACCGTGGAACCGCTGA
- a CDS encoding mandelate racemase/muconate lactonizing enzyme family protein: MVTDATITDVQTCVVEGNFDWTFVRVYTDAGMTGTGEAILGERSADIASDAAPILEGEDPLDVSRLTETLYRRLSYTGGKAGAVTSAISGLEIALFDLAGKLLEVPTHQLLGGKFREDVRVYCDTHAGAHLGRSEDEAAFTPESYAAAAEDVVADGFDAMKFNLDANQQFEKDEWNRHLAPRNIQNKAEIVEAVIDRVGDRADVAFDCHWEYGTDSAIRLASALEEHDVWFLEDPAPPENAAVPEAITNATETPICTGESLYRAEGFVDLVTRQGADVVQPDPPKCGGLRETRRIAELAELYEIPLTLHNVASPLGTVACAHVAAACSNFLALEYHARDVEWWGDLVGENPIDDGSIPVPDAPGLGVELDPDVVSDHLSAGETLFDPV; encoded by the coding sequence ATGGTAACCGACGCCACGATCACGGACGTACAGACCTGCGTCGTGGAGGGTAACTTCGACTGGACCTTCGTCCGCGTGTACACGGATGCGGGGATGACCGGTACGGGCGAGGCCATCCTGGGCGAACGCTCGGCGGACATCGCGTCCGACGCCGCGCCGATCCTCGAAGGCGAGGACCCGCTCGACGTGTCGCGGCTCACCGAGACCCTGTACCGTCGGCTCTCGTACACCGGCGGGAAAGCGGGAGCGGTGACGTCCGCGATCTCCGGCCTGGAGATAGCGCTGTTCGACCTCGCGGGCAAACTGCTCGAGGTTCCCACGCACCAGCTCCTCGGCGGCAAATTCCGCGAGGACGTCCGCGTGTACTGTGACACCCACGCCGGCGCGCACCTCGGACGGAGTGAAGACGAAGCGGCGTTCACCCCGGAGTCGTACGCGGCCGCCGCGGAGGACGTCGTCGCAGACGGCTTCGACGCGATGAAGTTCAATCTTGACGCGAACCAGCAGTTCGAGAAAGACGAGTGGAACCGGCATCTCGCCCCGCGTAATATCCAGAACAAGGCGGAGATCGTCGAGGCCGTGATCGACCGCGTCGGTGACAGGGCGGACGTCGCGTTCGACTGCCACTGGGAGTACGGTACGGACAGCGCGATCCGACTCGCGAGCGCGCTCGAGGAGCACGACGTCTGGTTCCTCGAGGACCCGGCGCCGCCCGAGAACGCCGCCGTCCCGGAGGCGATAACGAACGCGACGGAGACGCCGATCTGCACGGGCGAGAGCCTCTATCGCGCGGAGGGGTTCGTCGACCTCGTCACCAGACAGGGGGCGGACGTCGTCCAGCCGGATCCACCGAAGTGCGGCGGTCTGCGAGAGACGCGGCGGATCGCCGAACTCGCGGAGCTGTACGAGATCCCGCTCACCTTGCACAACGTCGCGTCGCCGCTCGGCACGGTCGCGTGTGCACACGTCGCCGCCGCCTGCTCGAACTTCCTCGCCCTGGAGTACCACGCTCGCGACGTCGAGTGGTGGGGCGACCTCGTCGGAGAGAACCCGATCGACGACGGGTCCATCCCCGTCCCCGACGCGCCCGGGCTCGGCGTCGAGCTCGATCCCGACGTCGTCTCCGACCACCTCTCTGCCGGCGAGACGCTGTTCGATCCCGTCTAG
- a CDS encoding RraA family protein: MDITMAITADQRERLSNLHSALINDITDEMGIRNNVIPCTRLEALWSRDPVIGTAHPAQRVEIGYEKEDDEGEDEEIEFFEYLEDTDPGDFVVMAAPTGTRVGLWGELLSTIVQENGAEGALIDGPTRDSRLIEEHEFPVWAEGHSAIESFGRVAFAEYDVPVQIDGVTIEPGDVVFADYESIVVIEPSVLDQVIEEGEEELETENNVRADIRDGDSVYEVWDRYGTL; encoded by the coding sequence ATGGACATCACGATGGCAATTACTGCCGACCAACGCGAGCGCCTGTCGAACCTCCACAGTGCGCTGATCAACGACATCACAGACGAGATGGGGATTCGCAACAACGTCATTCCCTGCACGCGACTCGAAGCGCTGTGGTCCCGCGATCCGGTGATCGGTACCGCGCACCCGGCCCAGCGAGTGGAGATCGGGTACGAGAAGGAGGACGACGAGGGCGAGGACGAGGAGATCGAGTTCTTCGAGTACCTAGAAGACACGGATCCCGGAGACTTCGTCGTCATGGCCGCACCGACCGGGACGCGGGTCGGTCTCTGGGGCGAGTTGCTGAGTACCATCGTTCAGGAGAACGGCGCGGAAGGCGCGTTGATCGACGGACCGACGCGGGACTCGCGGCTGATCGAGGAACACGAGTTCCCCGTCTGGGCCGAGGGCCACAGCGCGATCGAGTCCTTCGGCCGCGTGGCGTTCGCGGAGTACGACGTGCCCGTGCAGATCGACGGCGTGACGATAGAGCCCGGGGACGTCGTGTTCGCCGACTACGAGTCCATCGTCGTCATCGAACCGTCCGTCCTCGATCAGGTCATCGAGGAAGGCGAAGAAGAATTGGAAACGGAGAACAACGTGCGCGCTGACATCCGGGACGGGGACAGCGTCTACGAGGTGTGGGACCGCTACGGGACGCTCTAG
- a CDS encoding UvrD-helicase domain-containing protein, with amino-acid sequence MTEPSPNDRQEDLIEGTEGLYLVDAGSGTGKTFAITRRYGTIVDQPDVEPEDILLVTFTRSAAAEMKERIVDHSSYELRELADAPIQTFHSHCHDILRGHGYAAPTHLGLDERITGSTQIIDDELIEAERFREFFSGFRDDYPEYTEFYRVLSEPDELLELIKELASKGIFPTVDGWYRDGESHLDGDFETFKERFDVVNQPRNDSRKQSELRDDLSRFGRNKTYLSDAPSKSELRGGRGTKQLDDDVASDVFYEEREDLKAFVHDVYIEYLQFALGRNYLNFGFLQLFAFVLLCEDQRVRQTAQFEYVMVDEFQDTSEIQFKLALLMSGTDNFCAVGDWKQSIYSFQYADVQNILDFEDRLERFTADLNSDVDRIDFDTGDLTRIELQENYRSTESIIDLSEQAIVTPASSGGDVDTTLDDVVELSSNAAFDNTVIEGIQHEDEHEAVLSTVQDIVGNDDYAVEDEDGDPRPPEYRDIAVFTRTRDYGRELLDVADEYDIPMAYDGGIELFRTDPAKLLLAWLRILESDTDRGWAVILERIGYTFDEIEHMLETEAYPPDPAAFRDELRGLESVGAVARRVLDRYGFTGDTGDVLLHTIQSVYDSTTVTRGELIQFIERGIENGSTVDVRENAGDNAVTVQTIHTAKGLEYPIVILANMNEGSFPPRSGGSSVIQYQDPVGLRQRKLYSEERVYPHIYDNWRHDVLRRCLPQEYDEERRLLYVAITRAENHVVFAAGEEPNRFIEELPVAVEEIEVTVEGLDRDESADAELPFVVTTSDGPIGHTPHSLMDETVFEEIGERMEFSPETEPETRGMDFGSRVHDFAEAYALGDDVTPSNSHENRVVEFVDDLPGKLHVEEPVTLPIEIGDHQVTISGIVDLVHVTTDQVDIIDYKTDSTRHAQPEYRKQLSVYYHVLSEWFPEKDVTTSLFYTTDGTRERIEPLSLEELQSIVTEDGTQSISGS; translated from the coding sequence ATGACTGAGCCGTCGCCGAACGATAGACAAGAGGACCTCATCGAGGGTACAGAGGGGTTGTACCTCGTCGATGCCGGTTCTGGAACGGGCAAGACGTTCGCCATTACCCGTCGATACGGGACGATCGTTGACCAGCCCGATGTCGAACCCGAAGACATCCTGCTGGTGACCTTCACGCGGAGCGCCGCAGCAGAGATGAAAGAGCGGATCGTCGACCACAGTTCGTATGAGCTGCGAGAACTGGCCGACGCCCCGATCCAGACGTTCCATTCCCATTGCCACGATATTCTCAGAGGACACGGCTACGCTGCTCCGACACATCTCGGTCTGGACGAACGGATAACCGGCTCGACGCAAATCATCGATGATGAGCTGATCGAAGCTGAACGATTCCGGGAGTTCTTCAGCGGATTCCGCGATGATTATCCGGAATACACGGAGTTCTACCGGGTACTCTCAGAGCCGGACGAGCTGCTCGAACTGATCAAGGAACTCGCGTCGAAAGGTATCTTCCCGACTGTCGACGGGTGGTATCGAGACGGCGAGTCGCATCTCGACGGGGACTTCGAGACGTTCAAGGAGCGGTTCGACGTGGTCAACCAGCCCCGGAACGACAGTCGGAAGCAGTCAGAGCTACGTGACGACTTGAGCCGCTTCGGACGGAACAAGACCTATCTTTCGGACGCGCCATCGAAGTCCGAATTACGGGGCGGCCGCGGTACGAAACAGCTAGACGATGATGTGGCGAGTGACGTCTTCTACGAAGAGCGTGAGGATCTCAAAGCGTTCGTTCACGACGTCTACATCGAGTATCTCCAATTCGCATTGGGTCGCAACTATCTCAACTTCGGATTCCTCCAGTTGTTCGCGTTCGTGCTGCTCTGTGAGGATCAGCGCGTCCGACAGACGGCACAGTTCGAGTACGTCATGGTTGACGAGTTCCAGGACACCAGCGAGATCCAGTTCAAACTTGCGCTGCTGATGTCCGGGACGGACAACTTCTGTGCAGTCGGTGACTGGAAACAGAGTATCTACTCCTTCCAGTACGCGGACGTTCAGAACATCCTCGACTTCGAGGACCGGCTGGAACGATTCACGGCGGACCTCAACAGCGATGTCGACCGGATTGATTTCGACACGGGTGATCTGACTCGAATCGAACTCCAGGAGAACTATCGGTCGACGGAGTCGATCATCGACCTCTCCGAGCAGGCTATCGTGACGCCGGCCTCAAGCGGTGGGGATGTCGATACCACTCTCGACGATGTCGTCGAACTGTCCTCGAACGCTGCTTTCGACAACACGGTCATCGAGGGCATCCAGCATGAGGACGAACACGAGGCCGTACTCTCGACGGTTCAGGATATCGTCGGCAATGACGACTACGCCGTTGAGGACGAGGACGGCGATCCGCGCCCACCGGAATACCGGGATATCGCCGTGTTCACTCGGACACGGGATTACGGTCGGGAACTGCTTGACGTCGCCGACGAGTACGATATCCCGATGGCCTACGATGGCGGAATCGAACTTTTCCGGACCGATCCGGCCAAGCTGTTGCTCGCGTGGCTCCGAATCCTCGAGTCGGATACCGACCGGGGCTGGGCAGTCATTCTCGAACGGATTGGGTACACGTTCGACGAAATCGAGCATATGCTTGAGACAGAGGCGTATCCGCCTGATCCAGCTGCGTTCCGTGATGAGCTTCGTGGGTTGGAGTCAGTCGGCGCAGTTGCGCGTCGAGTTCTCGATCGCTACGGATTCACGGGCGATACTGGAGATGTCCTTCTCCACACGATCCAGTCAGTCTACGATTCGACGACGGTCACTCGCGGTGAGTTGATCCAGTTCATCGAACGTGGCATCGAGAACGGGAGTACGGTTGACGTCCGCGAAAACGCGGGCGATAACGCGGTGACCGTCCAGACGATTCACACGGCCAAAGGGCTCGAATATCCGATCGTCATTCTTGCGAACATGAACGAGGGGAGTTTCCCGCCACGCTCTGGTGGTTCGAGCGTCATTCAGTATCAAGATCCGGTCGGACTCCGACAGCGGAAACTCTACTCAGAGGAACGTGTCTATCCTCACATATACGATAACTGGCGGCATGACGTCCTTCGACGGTGTCTTCCTCAGGAGTATGACGAGGAACGCCGGTTACTCTATGTCGCGATCACGCGCGCGGAGAACCACGTCGTTTTCGCGGCTGGAGAGGAGCCGAACAGGTTCATCGAAGAGCTGCCAGTCGCTGTCGAAGAAATCGAGGTAACTGTCGAAGGACTAGATCGCGACGAGAGCGCTGACGCGGAGCTACCGTTCGTAGTAACCACATCGGATGGACCGATCGGTCATACGCCGCATTCACTGATGGACGAGACAGTCTTCGAAGAGATCGGTGAGCGGATGGAATTCAGTCCTGAGACTGAACCAGAGACGCGGGGGATGGACTTCGGGTCACGAGTCCACGATTTCGCCGAGGCATACGCACTTGGAGATGACGTCACGCCATCGAATTCCCACGAGAATCGGGTCGTTGAGTTTGTCGACGACCTGCCGGGCAAGCTGCACGTCGAAGAACCGGTTACGCTCCCGATTGAGATCGGTGACCACCAGGTTACCATCTCTGGAATCGTCGATCTGGTTCACGTCACCACTGATCAGGTCGATATCATCGACTACAAAACGGACAGTACACGACACGCACAGCCGGAATATCGAAAGCAACTCAGCGTATACTATCACGTTCTCTCTGAGTGGTTTCCGGAGAAAGACGTCACCACGAGTCTGTTCTATACGACTGATGGAACACGGGAACGGATTGAACCGCTCTCGCTTGAAGAGCTGCAGTCGATTGTTACCGAAGACGGGACCCAATCCATTTCTGGCAGCTAA
- a CDS encoding nucleotidyltransferase domain-containing protein, translating into MAKQDITICIDAYPDPDADVFRIGAADDILRLLADAHDTEFSIPELVDATGVTRSTVWRAVDLLDSIGAIQIRETPQRNYVAIDPDRLQKDDPILAVPQSEFHAPIRAFVNRVQATTTDTDDINDLLGIVIFGSVARGEADRQSDIDCFVVVDGDRTTARQQITDVVADLQSEQFGGDRFVFEPYVESAESAGRAGSKLREIFAEGITVSGSDRLDALRKEVVADE; encoded by the coding sequence ATGGCGAAACAGGATATAACGATCTGTATCGATGCGTATCCCGACCCGGACGCCGACGTTTTTCGCATCGGCGCCGCGGACGACATCCTCCGCCTGCTCGCTGACGCCCACGACACGGAGTTCTCGATTCCCGAACTCGTCGACGCCACGGGTGTGACTCGCTCGACGGTCTGGCGGGCCGTCGACCTCCTCGACAGTATCGGTGCCATCCAGATTCGAGAAACACCTCAGCGCAACTACGTCGCGATCGACCCAGACCGTCTCCAGAAGGACGATCCGATCCTCGCTGTCCCCCAGTCGGAATTCCACGCGCCGATCCGAGCATTCGTCAACCGCGTCCAAGCCACGACCACCGACACCGACGACATCAACGATCTCCTCGGTATCGTCATCTTTGGAAGCGTCGCCCGCGGGGAGGCAGACCGACAGAGCGATATCGACTGCTTCGTGGTCGTCGATGGCGACCGGACGACAGCCCGCCAGCAGATTACCGACGTCGTCGCCGATCTCCAGTCCGAACAGTTCGGCGGTGACCGATTCGTGTTTGAACCGTACGTCGAGTCCGCAGAGAGCGCTGGGAGAGCCGGATCGAAACTCCGCGAGATCTTCGCCGAGGGGATTACGGTATCCGGGAGCGACCGCCTCGACGCGCTCCGCAAGGAGGTCGTCGCCGATGAGTAG